A stretch of the Ensifer sp. PDNC004 genome encodes the following:
- a CDS encoding tRNA1(Val) (adenine(37)-N6)-methyltransferase, whose product MSSAPAPAAATETVDAFHRGKFHVVQPLGQGHRSGMDAMLLASLVASDRPCRVADLGAGAGAAGMAVASRIDEAEVVLVERSPVMAEFARRSLTLAENARFAQRVSVVEADVSLTGKARVATGLADESFDHVIMNPPFNDASDRKTPDALKAEAHAMSDGLFEIWVKTAGAIMKPGGQLSLIARPESIAEIIAACGRRFGGIEITALHPRVGENAVRILVTAIKQSRKRLVFRAPLVMHEEGHRFADHVDDLNNGRAAYRRR is encoded by the coding sequence GTGAGTTCGGCTCCGGCTCCGGCGGCCGCAACCGAGACCGTCGATGCCTTTCACCGCGGCAAGTTCCATGTCGTCCAGCCGCTCGGCCAGGGCCACCGGTCGGGCATGGACGCCATGCTGCTTGCGTCGCTCGTCGCATCGGATCGTCCCTGCCGCGTCGCGGATCTCGGCGCCGGCGCGGGCGCGGCCGGCATGGCGGTCGCTTCGCGGATCGACGAAGCGGAAGTGGTGCTGGTGGAACGCTCGCCGGTAATGGCGGAGTTTGCCCGCCGCAGCCTGACGCTCGCAGAAAATGCCCGCTTTGCGCAGCGGGTCTCGGTCGTCGAGGCCGACGTTTCGTTGACCGGCAAGGCGCGCGTCGCGACGGGTCTGGCGGATGAAAGCTTCGACCACGTGATCATGAACCCGCCCTTCAACGATGCCTCCGACCGCAAGACGCCGGATGCGCTGAAGGCCGAGGCCCATGCGATGAGCGACGGGCTGTTCGAGATCTGGGTGAAGACGGCAGGCGCGATCATGAAGCCGGGCGGGCAACTGTCGCTGATCGCCCGGCCGGAATCGATCGCCGAGATCATCGCCGCCTGTGGCCGCCGCTTTGGCGGTATCGAGATCACGGCGTTGCATCCGCGGGTGGGCGAAAACGCCGTGCGCATCCTGGTGACGGCGATCAAGCAGAGCCGCAAGCGACTGGTCTTCCGCGCGCCGCTCGTCATGCACGAGGAGGGGCATCGCTTCGCCGACCATGTCGACGACCTCAACAATGGCCGTGCCGCCTATCGCCGCCGTTGA
- a CDS encoding S49 family peptidase, with protein MKAFLRRLLPKRFRKEGVTIPVVRLHGAIMAGGGQFRPALNLATAAPLLEKAFAVKEAPAVAISVNSPGGSPVQSRLIYQRIRDLALEKKKRVLIFVEDVAASGGYMIALAGDEIIADPTSIVGSIGVVSGGFGFPELLKKIGVERRVYTAGENKVMLDPFQPEKENDIAFLKNLQLDIHDTFIQMVKARRGQLLADDPDIFSGLFWTGRRGLELGIIDGLGDLRGEVKKRYGDKARLELIQPVRSLFGRRQSGAAVAGAIAAPLAASAAAGLAEAIEERALWARFGL; from the coding sequence ATGAAGGCGTTCCTGAGACGGTTGTTGCCCAAGCGTTTTCGCAAGGAAGGCGTGACGATCCCCGTCGTCCGGCTCCACGGCGCGATCATGGCCGGCGGCGGTCAGTTCCGGCCGGCGCTCAACCTGGCAACGGCCGCCCCGCTTCTCGAAAAGGCCTTCGCCGTAAAGGAGGCGCCGGCGGTTGCGATCTCCGTCAATTCGCCCGGTGGCTCGCCCGTGCAGTCGCGGCTGATCTACCAGCGCATCCGTGATCTCGCCCTTGAGAAAAAAAAGCGCGTGCTGATCTTCGTCGAGGACGTCGCCGCATCCGGCGGCTACATGATCGCGCTTGCCGGCGACGAGATCATCGCCGATCCGACCTCGATCGTCGGCTCGATTGGTGTTGTCTCCGGCGGCTTCGGTTTTCCGGAACTCCTGAAGAAGATCGGCGTCGAGCGGCGTGTCTATACCGCCGGCGAAAACAAGGTGATGCTCGATCCGTTCCAGCCGGAAAAGGAAAACGATATCGCTTTCCTGAAGAACCTGCAGCTCGATATCCACGATACCTTCATCCAGATGGTCAAGGCCCGCCGCGGCCAATTGCTCGCCGACGATCCCGATATCTTCTCCGGTCTTTTCTGGACCGGCCGGCGCGGGCTGGAGCTCGGCATCATCGACGGTCTTGGCGATCTGCGCGGCGAGGTGAAGAAGCGCTATGGCGACAAGGCGCGGCTCGAACTCATCCAGCCGGTGCGCAGCCTTTTCGGCCGCCGGCAGAGCGGTGCGGCCGTCGCCGGCGCGATCGCCGCTCCATTGGCCGCTTCCGCAGCGGCGGGACTTGCCGAAGCCATCGAGGAAAGGGCATTGTGGGCCCGGTTCGGGCTTTGA
- a CDS encoding DUF2007 domain-containing protein, with protein MKELIRTNDAVLLSFAESLMKDAGIASLIADQGMSILEGSLGLLPRRFLVAEEDADAARRILIDAGLEAELRS; from the coding sequence ATGAAGGAATTGATCCGTACCAACGATGCCGTCCTGCTCTCCTTCGCCGAGAGCCTGATGAAAGACGCCGGCATCGCAAGCTTGATTGCCGATCAGGGGATGAGCATTCTCGAGGGCTCGCTTGGCCTCTTGCCCCGCCGCTTTCTGGTCGCCGAGGAAGACGCGGACGCCGCGCGCCGAATCCTGATCGACGCCGGGCTCGAGGCGGAGTTGCGATCGTGA